Proteins co-encoded in one Nicotiana sylvestris chromosome 7, ASM39365v2, whole genome shotgun sequence genomic window:
- the LOC104232872 gene encoding lectin-domain containing receptor kinase VI.3-like — MDKPYCLVIILVFFCTILVRAQSFDFLYHGFNKSDVMTDGVAYINPSGALKLTNRSYHVIGHAFHPKPIPIFNSSTNSTAKNASSFSTNFVFAIVPLKNTPGGFGFAFTLSPSPSFPGAQGNHFLGVFNSKNDGNDTNHIFMVEFDTVNGRNEGVDKDGNHIGININGMRSIASDSADYHINNTSETEQVYLQGGEPIQAWIDYDGVKKVVNVTVAPISILKPIQPLISESIDLSPVMKETMYAGFSAATGDKASSHYILGWSFRLNGAADPLNPSELPTAPPEMVTSYKNSHLKKALIAAFSSTVFLIIVASVIVYIRRRMVQHEVLEDWELDCPHRFKYRDLYKAAGGFKVSELIGVGGFGAVYKGILPTNGAEVAVKRIASNSLQGMREFAAEIESLGRLRHKHLVNLQGWCKTKNDLLLVYDYVPNGSLDSLLYRPKNDIVLAWDRRFNIIKGIAAGLLYLHEEWEQVVIHRDVKSSNVLIDGEMNGKLGDFGLARLYDHGKNSHTTNVVGTIGYLAPELSRTGKASTSTDVYAYGVLLLEVASGRPPIIYEPGQGALVLADWVIECLQLGNILDAVDPKLNSAYVDKEVKMVLGLGLLCSHPRPEARPTMRQVMRYLNGDESLQISEQLSSVGSGRVDEITSKFLEVFASDTINISRRTFSIGQMSSSSLNAGR, encoded by the coding sequence ATGGACAAGCCCTATTGCCTAGTTATTATTCTTGTATTCTTTTGCACTATTCTTGTAAGAGCTcaatcttttgattttctttaccATGGATTCAATAAGTCAGATGTCATGACTGATGGAGTTGCATATATCAATCCTAGTGGTGCACTTAAGCTTACTAATAGATCATACCATGTTATAGGCCATGCTTTCCATCCCAAACCTATACCAATTTTCAACTCTAGTACTAATTCCACTGCTAAAAATGCTTCTTCATTTAGTACAAACTTCGTCTTCGCCATTGTCCCTCTTAAGAACACTCCAGGTGGCTTTGGCTTTGCTTTCACCTTATCTCCATCCCCGAGTTTTCCTGGTGCTCAAGGCAATCACTTTCTTGGAGTCTTCAATTCAAAGAATGATGGCAATGATACTAACCACATCTTTATGGTTGAATTTGACACTGTGAATGGTCGCAATGAAGGTGTGGACAAAGATGGCAACCACATTGGAATCAACATCAATGGCATGAGGTCTATCGCATCAGACTCAGCCGATTACCATATTAATAATACTTCTGAAACAGAACAGGTATATCTACAAGGTGGAGAACCGATTCAGGCTTGGATAGATTACGATGGAGTAAAGAAAGTGGTAAATGTAACTGTGGCTCCAATATCAATTCTAAAGCCAATTCAACCTCTAATCTCTGAGTCCATAGACTTGTCCCCAGTGATGAAGGAAACTATGTATGCTGGTTTCTCAGCAGCCACAGGAGATAAAGCAAGCTCTCATTACATCTTGGGTTGGAGTTTTCGGTTGAATGGAGCTGCTGATCCATTAAATCCCTCTGAGCTACCTACTGCCCCACCTGAAATGGTAACATCCTACAAGAATTCCCATCTTAAAAAGGCCTTGATCGCAGCATTTTCCTCCACGGTTTTCCTGATCATTGTGGCATCAGTAATTGTTTATATCCGCAGAAGAATGGTGCAACATGAAGTTCTAGAAGACTGGGAGCTGGATTGTCCTCACAGGTTTAAATACAGAGATCTTTACAAGGCAGCCGGGGGATTCAAGGTCAGTGAACTAATTGGAGTTGGAGGCTTTGGTGCTGTTTATAAGGGTATTTTGCCTACTAATGGAGCTGAGGTTGCGGTGAAGAGGATAGCAAGcaattctcttcaaggaatgagAGAATTTGCAGCGGAGATTGAAAGCTTAGGCAGGTTAAGGCACAAACACTTGGTCAACCTTCAAGGCTGGTGTAAGACAAAGAATGATCTTCTCCTAGTGTATGACTATGTCCCAAATGGAAGTCTTGATTCGTTACTTTATAGACCGAAAAATGACATTGTTCTAGCATGGGACCGGAGATTTAACATCATCAAAGGGATTGCTGCAGGGCTTCTTTACTTGCACGAAGAATGGGAGCAAGTGGTAATACATCGAGACGTGAAGAGCAGTAACGTCCTTATTGATGGTGAAATGAATGGTAAATTAGGGGATTTTGGGCTTGCAAGATTATATGATCATGGCAAGAATTCACACACTACAAATGTCGTAGGAACAATAGGCTACCTTGCACCCGAATTATCACGAACAGGGAAGGCCTCAACGAGCACAGATGTTTATGCATATGGTGTACTACTTCTTGAAGTAGCTAGTGGAAGACCACCTATTATATATGAACCCGGGCAAGGAGCTCTGGTACTAGCAGATTGGGTTATAGAATGTCTTCAACTAGGTAATATTCTTGATGCAGTTGATCCTAAGTTGAATTCTGCCTATGTCGATAAAGAGGTGAAAATGGTTTTGGGACTTGGGCTTCTTTGTTCTCATCCAAGACCAGAAGCTAGGCCAACCATGAGACAAGTAATGAGGTACCTCAATGGAGATGAATCGCTTCAAATCTCTGAGCAATTGAGCTCTGTTGGATCGGGCAGGGTTGATGAAATCACGTCCAAGTTCTTAGAAGTGTTTG